DNA from Mesorhizobium sp. DCY119:
GCCTGCGCCGGCGTGGCCATGCCGGTGGCGAGGCTGATGCCGATAAGCAGGCAAAGGCCCCGCGAAGTCCTGGAAAACACAACTCTCACTCAAGCTCCTAGACGCGGTCGAATAGGCCACACGCACCAACATCAGCGCGCCTCGAAAAGCTCTCCGCCCCCTAGAGAATGTTACCATTGTAAGGGAATGTATTGGGGGAAGAAACCCTTGGCCGAACCGAGAACCTCTCCTCAAAGGCAATTTTGGGCCGGCATGTGGCCCAAAATAGACACCAAAGGTTGCAGCTTTACGAACTGCTTCCTTAACGTTTCGCACCCAACCCCGGCATCAATGGCCAGAGGTGAGCTTGAGGCCGGCCAAACCAGCAACGATCAGACAGACGCTGAGGATGCGGTAGAAGGTCGCCGGCTCGCCGAAATAAATCAGGCCGACGATGAAGGCGCCAACCGCACCGACGCCGGTCCAGATGGCGTAGGCTGTGCCGAGCGGCAGCGTTTTCATGGCCAGCGCGAGCAGCCACAGGCTGGCCAGCATGGCGACGCCGGTGATGATCGACGGGGTGAGTTTGGTAAAGCCTTCCGACTGTTTCATGGTCGAAGCCCAGACGACCTCAAGCAGCCCCGCGAAGAAAAGATAGACCCAAGCCATGATGATTTTCCTTGAATTTCGATGCCTGCAAGACTGGCATCGTTCAGTTACAGAATGAAACGTGGAGTACGAAAAGAATCGCTGAGCCGCTGCTTGACCACCAAAGAGTTTTGACGGGATCGGCTGCGATATGTCGAGCCAGATGGCGCGGAAGAGCAGGCCAGCGACAGGCACGCTCCAGGCGTGGCGGCGATTGGCCGGATGCTTGAAAAGGATAGTGGGTGTCACACGCCATCACTTCGGTTCTCCGAAACAATGGGGCCGTCCCCGGATGATTTTTTGAAAAGCGCAGGTCGTCCTGCGAGGCCTTTATATGGGACCACGGCTCCGAAGGCCAAGAGACAAAACGTCGCCACCCCTAAGGACGGGAAGTCTACATCCGCCGGATCGGCGCGCCGAGCTGCAGGAAGTCGCGTTCGCGGCAGGTGAGGATCAGTATCTGCTGGTTGGCTGCCGCCTTGTGCAGGATGAGGTGCATGCGCTCCAGCCGCGCCTCGTCGGTGTTGACCAGCGCGTCGTCCAGCACGATGCAGGATTCCTGGCCGGCCTCGCGCAGGATATCGGCGAGCGCG
Protein-coding regions in this window:
- the sugE gene encoding quaternary ammonium compound efflux SMR transporter SugE; its protein translation is MAWVYLFFAGLLEVVWASTMKQSEGFTKLTPSIITGVAMLASLWLLALAMKTLPLGTAYAIWTGVGAVGAFIVGLIYFGEPATFYRILSVCLIVAGLAGLKLTSGH